In Leptotrichia sp. OH3620_COT-345, the following proteins share a genomic window:
- the rlmD gene encoding 23S rRNA (uracil(1939)-C(5))-methyltransferase RlmD, which produces MRKGQELEIEVIGIEFPNKPYGYYDEKKIYPIGNYIIGHKLKGIVTKIRNKKVELKKINILKKADNEIEPECPHFNLCGGCSFQNLNYNEQTELKKNLVHNILKNAVDYHFKYENIIKSPKEFEYRNKMEFSFGNEILDGPLTLGMHKKGSFHDIITVSDCKIMDSDFRKILLMTVGYFSDRNIPFYHRLKHTGFLRNLVIRKGEKTGEISINLVTTSQLNINLSEWKNKLLKLECRNRIFSIIHTVNDNLSDSVQSDKENILFGNRDINEKIFNLNFKISPYSFFQTNSDGVELLYGKVLEYIEEITSMNKKNVQNNTLYSEKPIIFDLFSGTGTIGQIVSEKAKHVYGIELIEEAVRKANENAKLNNVKNTEFIAGDVFEKLDELEERNIKPDIIILDPPRPGVGEKTVTKLMKYNVSNIIYVSCNPKTLVQDLITFQNNGYKLLKVCPVDMFPQTPHVEVVGLLAKQDI; this is translated from the coding sequence GTGAGAAAAGGACAGGAGCTTGAAATAGAAGTTATAGGAATAGAATTTCCTAATAAACCTTATGGATATTATGATGAGAAAAAAATTTATCCGATTGGCAATTATATTATCGGACATAAATTAAAAGGAATTGTTACAAAAATAAGAAATAAAAAAGTGGAATTAAAAAAAATAAATATTTTGAAAAAAGCGGATAATGAGATAGAACCTGAATGTCCTCATTTTAACTTGTGTGGAGGCTGTTCATTTCAAAACTTGAATTACAATGAACAGACAGAACTAAAGAAAAATCTTGTTCATAATATATTAAAAAATGCTGTAGACTATCATTTTAAATATGAAAATATTATAAAAAGCCCAAAAGAATTTGAATACAGGAATAAAATGGAATTCAGCTTCGGAAATGAAATTCTTGATGGTCCTCTTACTTTGGGAATGCATAAAAAAGGGAGTTTTCATGATATCATTACAGTTAGTGACTGTAAAATTATGGATAGTGATTTCAGAAAAATCTTATTAATGACAGTGGGATATTTTTCTGATAGAAATATTCCTTTTTATCATAGATTGAAGCATACGGGTTTTTTACGTAATCTTGTAATAAGAAAAGGAGAAAAAACAGGAGAAATCAGCATTAATTTAGTAACTACTTCTCAATTGAATATTAATTTATCCGAATGGAAAAATAAATTATTGAAATTGGAATGTCGAAATAGAATATTCAGTATAATCCATACTGTTAATGACAATTTGTCAGATTCTGTTCAATCTGATAAGGAGAATATATTATTCGGAAACCGTGACATAAATGAAAAAATTTTTAATCTTAATTTTAAAATAAGTCCTTATTCATTTTTTCAGACTAATTCTGATGGAGTGGAACTGTTATACGGAAAAGTCCTTGAATATATCGAAGAAATAACTTCAATGAATAAAAAAAATGTTCAGAATAATACTTTATATTCAGAAAAGCCTATAATTTTTGATTTATTCAGCGGTACGGGAACAATAGGTCAGATAGTATCGGAAAAAGCAAAACATGTATATGGAATAGAATTAATTGAAGAAGCGGTAAGAAAAGCCAATGAAAATGCAAAACTGAACAATGTAAAAAATACTGAATTTATAGCAGGAGATGTGTTTGAAAAACTTGATGAACTGGAAGAAAGAAATATAAAACCTGATATTATAATACTTGATCCTCCCCGTCCGGGAGTAGGAGAAAAAACTGTTACAAAACTTATGAAATATAATGTTTCAAATATTATTTATGTATCATGTAATCCAAAAACACTGGTACAGGATTTGATAACGTTTCAGAATAATGGCTATAAGCTTCTAAAAGTATGTCCTGTGGACATGTTTCCTCAGACGCCACATGTGGAAGTAGTAGGATTATTAGCAAAACAAGATATTTAA
- a CDS encoding YcaO-like family protein, with protein sequence MVYKLNEIPFISELYGYQNDKINNRVICSSSGQIKILNCNPDILEEVLFYVNEINTFGKIEEKFIDRYPIHEVRNFLEEILKEGIIKKKHTENKIKKVPKILIIGEGTIAEAFKNYKYISTNHFLEANFFCDFDIAIFAPSVLTYSNMFKVNEKLYQFKKNFIQISFNGLNITIGPLVVPDKSACLKCGINYELKRLNSKISNNKKITIEDLKNLKYSCNVPEEFKHFNITYIVDILYKDIINFFNGYPSKFLDCQYFLDLNSLDYIKEERLLTTYCDFCKSTNKNYIKFNPNLMDFKFILNKYTNINLTDLTETDIKYQIGGLRSKTENETKELIDKELNKLNTKIKIEPAFGNPFNDNDTIHCYNASIEQTNNNEIPYLFRKNTSAGKGLTKSQSYFSAAFELFEHMSLQYTGDIPIICAKYKDIKEIAIDMPYLANTIMNKNTAFDNFDENIEIDWVVATSLTDKSKKLVPAFLVFMYDVELKGTLFGSSSNGAAAAATLEDAILHGLFEAIERDAWLIGQSNPYILPTVDYASITNIKIKEIISKIRQMGYDIITRDYTNDLEIPVFRTWIINKNDYSRYAYNGFGCHISPEIALERSITEAVQVDDWSDSGGDIDSDMITLSVLSESLVNLYNQHFLVNKDILGKTNKTTIIGKPIFKLNSSYQVIKNVTKLLKDKLGGDVYYVELTKPGMNIKVARTIITGDIQKMNIPLISASKRMFEFGIRCGYSNKKTTYEELFMGKYQH encoded by the coding sequence GTGGTGTATAAATTAAATGAAATACCTTTTATTAGCGAGTTATACGGTTATCAAAATGATAAAATCAATAATAGAGTAATATGTTCTTCTTCTGGACAAATTAAAATCTTAAATTGCAATCCTGATATTTTAGAAGAAGTACTATTTTATGTCAATGAAATAAATACTTTTGGTAAAATTGAAGAAAAATTTATTGACAGATATCCTATACATGAAGTGAGAAATTTTCTAGAAGAAATCCTAAAAGAAGGCATAATTAAAAAGAAACACACTGAAAATAAAATTAAGAAAGTTCCGAAAATTTTAATAATAGGTGAAGGAACTATTGCTGAAGCTTTTAAAAATTACAAATATATTTCAACTAATCACTTTTTAGAGGCAAATTTCTTTTGTGACTTTGATATAGCCATATTCGCACCATCTGTTCTTACATACTCTAATATGTTTAAAGTAAATGAAAAATTATATCAATTTAAAAAAAATTTTATTCAAATTAGTTTTAATGGACTAAATATTACAATAGGTCCTTTAGTTGTTCCTGATAAAAGTGCCTGTTTGAAATGTGGAATTAATTATGAGCTTAAGCGATTAAATTCAAAAATTTCAAATAATAAAAAAATAACAATTGAAGATTTAAAAAATCTAAAATATTCTTGTAATGTTCCAGAAGAATTCAAACATTTTAATATAACATATATAGTGGATATATTATATAAAGACATAATTAATTTTTTTAATGGTTATCCATCTAAATTTTTAGATTGTCAGTATTTTCTTGATTTAAATTCATTAGATTATATTAAGGAAGAAAGACTTCTTACAACTTATTGTGATTTTTGTAAATCTACTAATAAAAATTATATTAAATTCAATCCAAATCTTATGGATTTTAAATTTATACTCAATAAATATACAAATATAAATTTAACTGACTTAACTGAAACTGATATTAAATATCAAATTGGAGGTCTCCGTTCAAAAACTGAAAATGAAACTAAGGAGTTGATTGATAAAGAACTTAATAAATTGAATACAAAAATTAAAATCGAACCTGCGTTTGGAAATCCTTTTAATGACAATGATACAATTCATTGTTATAATGCGTCTATTGAACAAACTAATAATAATGAAATACCATATCTTTTTAGAAAAAATACATCCGCAGGTAAAGGGCTTACCAAATCTCAATCTTACTTTTCAGCTGCATTTGAATTATTTGAGCATATGAGTTTACAATATACTGGAGATATTCCTATTATTTGTGCTAAATATAAGGATATCAAAGAAATTGCTATAGACATGCCTTATTTAGCTAATACAATAATGAATAAAAATACTGCTTTTGACAATTTTGATGAAAATATTGAGATAGATTGGGTTGTTGCCACATCTTTAACAGATAAAAGTAAAAAACTAGTTCCAGCTTTTTTAGTATTTATGTATGATGTTGAACTTAAAGGAACTTTATTTGGCTCTTCTTCTAATGGTGCTGCAGCTGCAGCAACTTTAGAAGATGCTATATTACATGGGCTATTTGAAGCCATTGAACGTGATGCATGGCTCATAGGACAGTCTAATCCTTATATATTGCCTACAGTTGATTATGCAAGTATAACCAATATAAAAATAAAAGAAATTATATCTAAGATTAGACAAATGGGATATGACATCATAACTCGTGATTATACTAATGATTTGGAAATTCCAGTATTTAGAACTTGGATAATTAATAAAAATGATTATTCTCGTTATGCATACAATGGATTTGGTTGTCATATTTCGCCTGAAATAGCACTTGAACGTTCTATTACTGAAGCAGTTCAAGTTGATGATTGGTCTGATTCTGGTGGTGATATTGACTCTGATATGATAACCCTTTCTGTTTTATCTGAAAGTTTAGTAAACTTATATAATCAACATTTTTTAGTAAATAAAGATATCCTAGGTAAAACTAATAAAACTACCATAATCGGCAAACCAATTTTCAAATTAAATAGTTCATATCAAGTTATTAAAAATGTTACTAAATTACTTAAAGACAAACTTGGTGGAGATGTTTATTATGTTGAATTAACTAAACCCGGTATGAATATTAAAGTTGCTAGGACTATAATAACAGGAGATATTCAAAAAATGAATATCCCTTTAATATCAGCTAGTAAAAGAATGTTTGAATTTGGTATAAGATGTGGTTATAGTAATAAAAAAACAACTTATGAAGAACTATTTATGGGTAAGTATCAACATTAG
- a CDS encoding ABC transporter ATP-binding protein: protein MKLEKRKYKGIDILKLSFKAAPFTVILHMGLTVAEAVFPTSVTAFATAFFVDTAISVFENRAAANEIYLPLGILLAVVGMVSVLSNLLQIIEFRLKFALERNLMPAILDIQANLAYKHIENADSWELIERVSDEMTETFLDGIRSYGAVIRSIIAVISISGLIIMQVWWVALIITAFSIPLFWISLAAGEKNYAAKVQTRKYERRYSYYSDEILTNREATEERTLFGYADNITQCYYKHFETARKIQLKVLLKTRITMKATSISLVLITLITAFTFINSVISGDVSPGMFMGIIAALFGMVETLGWQLQDAAKNISEAKEYMNDLTTLVELEKTRGATDLPDKEPLSFESLEFINVRFKYPQGNEYILDDLSFKLYSGKHYAFVGENGAGKTTVTKLLTRLYDEYEGKILINGKELCEYPTSAIKALFSVVYQDFARYQISMADNIALGDTSCKINKKRILETASKTGLDETINKLSDSINTPLGKINKEGVDISGGQWQKVAIARSLLSCAPIKILDEPTSALDPIAENQIYQEFEKLMKGKTTIFISHRLSSTKLADEILVISKGKISEKGNHNELMKAKGLYAQMFETQKRWYE from the coding sequence ATGAAATTAGAAAAACGAAAATATAAAGGAATTGATATTTTAAAGTTATCTTTTAAAGCTGCTCCTTTTACTGTAATACTACATATGGGCTTAACCGTTGCCGAAGCTGTCTTTCCAACATCTGTAACAGCGTTTGCTACAGCATTTTTTGTAGATACTGCTATTAGCGTATTTGAAAATAGAGCAGCTGCAAATGAAATTTATTTGCCTTTAGGAATATTATTGGCTGTTGTCGGAATGGTCAGTGTCTTAAGTAATTTATTACAAATTATAGAATTTAGACTGAAATTTGCTTTAGAACGTAATCTTATGCCTGCTATTTTAGATATTCAGGCAAACCTCGCTTATAAACATATTGAAAATGCTGATAGTTGGGAACTGATTGAACGTGTATCAGATGAAATGACAGAAACATTTTTGGACGGTATCCGCTCTTATGGAGCGGTAATCCGTAGTATTATTGCCGTTATTTCCATTTCAGGTCTGATTATAATGCAGGTCTGGTGGGTAGCGTTGATTATTACCGCTTTCAGTATTCCTCTTTTTTGGATTTCTCTTGCAGCAGGAGAAAAAAATTATGCCGCCAAAGTACAAACTCGGAAATATGAGCGGCGTTATAGTTACTATTCAGATGAAATATTAACTAATCGTGAAGCTACAGAAGAACGTACACTTTTCGGATATGCGGACAACATTACCCAATGTTATTACAAACATTTTGAAACTGCACGTAAAATACAGTTAAAAGTGCTTTTAAAAACACGAATTACAATGAAAGCTACAAGCATTTCATTAGTTCTGATCACTCTTATTACAGCTTTCACTTTTATAAATTCCGTTATTTCAGGAGATGTAAGTCCTGGTATGTTTATGGGAATTATTGCAGCACTGTTCGGAATGGTAGAGACACTCGGTTGGCAATTACAGGATGCGGCAAAAAATATATCAGAAGCTAAAGAGTATATGAATGATTTAACAACTCTTGTAGAGCTCGAGAAAACTCGCGGTGCTACTGATTTACCGGATAAAGAACCTCTTTCTTTTGAAAGTCTGGAATTTATAAATGTACGGTTTAAGTATCCTCAAGGAAATGAGTATATTTTAGATGATTTATCATTTAAGTTATACAGTGGAAAACATTATGCTTTTGTTGGTGAAAATGGGGCAGGAAAAACTACCGTTACAAAACTTTTGACAAGACTGTATGATGAATATGAAGGGAAAATTTTAATTAACGGAAAAGAACTTTGTGAATATCCTACATCTGCTATAAAAGCTTTATTTTCAGTAGTATATCAGGACTTTGCACGTTATCAGATTTCTATGGCGGATAATATTGCCCTCGGAGACACTTCGTGTAAAATAAACAAAAAACGGATTCTGGAAACTGCCTCCAAAACAGGGTTAGATGAAACGATAAATAAACTGTCTGACAGTATAAATACTCCACTTGGTAAAATTAATAAAGAAGGAGTAGATATTTCAGGAGGGCAATGGCAGAAAGTAGCTATTGCCCGTTCTCTTTTAAGCTGTGCTCCAATTAAAATTCTGGATGAACCGACTTCAGCACTTGATCCGATTGCCGAAAATCAGATTTATCAGGAATTTGAAAAGCTTATGAAAGGCAAAACCACAATTTTTATAAGTCATCGCTTAAGTTCCACTAAACTTGCAGATGAAATTTTAGTAATCAGTAAAGGCAAAATATCTGAAAAAGGCAACCATAATGAATTAATGAAGGCAAAGGGACTTTATGCCCAAATGTTTGAAACACAAAAGAGGTGGTACGAATGA
- a CDS encoding ABC transporter ATP-binding protein: MKKIHKYGVLSIILRNSVQYFKKSKGWGIIEQGVAFFRALSWTVGIIATQNLFDAVTDVYMKNQGFQKVVIHLGILAVVVIGQQVLSGIGQYLFKKVSYTNMGKFMVEFQQKLGRLPAVNFENTDFLNNVNKAKECLEYESLGHFASICLQTFTYYLVFFLSVGGYLFRLFPILPLIILIAFIPAVLGQLTQVKIFADLEEKNAPLRRRCEYYRKTITGREFYKETRMLGGFRFFHHLFTNALLNMTENTWKTEYKAAVLKILLNIISFVGLGVSILILFNTVMTGNISIGAFVSVFIALSQIFSIMDEIVSSHLSEGSETLGQVANYYQLMDMIEMEGKRETPDFNDGITASDVSFTYPNSNEAAINNIKLSIKKGETIAIVGENGSGKSTLVRLFIGLYTPDSGNIEIGGQNTKTTHPNSIFKNISGVFQHYQRYKMTLAENVAISNTKSSPEIEKIYIALREAEFNKNEITLETMLSPEFNGIDLSGGQWQRLAIARGLYRTNDFIVLDEPTAAIDPIEEAKLYNQFKQIVRNKCSIIVTHRLGSVKLADRIAVMNNGEIEDIGTHDELLLRKGKYADMWKAQASWYENRTI, translated from the coding sequence ATGAAAAAAATACATAAATACGGAGTTTTATCCATCATACTGCGGAATTCTGTTCAATATTTTAAAAAATCCAAAGGTTGGGGAATAATCGAACAGGGAGTTGCATTCTTCCGTGCATTGTCATGGACAGTAGGAATAATAGCTACACAAAATCTTTTTGATGCTGTAACTGATGTTTATATGAAAAATCAAGGTTTTCAGAAAGTCGTCATTCATCTTGGCATTCTTGCAGTAGTAGTAATCGGACAGCAAGTATTAAGCGGTATCGGGCAATATCTATTCAAAAAAGTTTCATATACAAATATGGGAAAATTTATGGTAGAATTTCAGCAAAAACTCGGACGTTTACCTGCTGTAAATTTTGAAAATACCGATTTCTTAAATAATGTAAATAAAGCAAAGGAATGTCTGGAATATGAAAGTCTCGGACACTTTGCTTCTATCTGTTTACAGACTTTTACTTATTATTTGGTGTTTTTTCTATCAGTCGGAGGATACCTGTTCCGGCTTTTTCCCATACTACCTTTAATAATTTTAATAGCTTTTATCCCTGCAGTTCTAGGGCAATTAACACAAGTAAAAATCTTTGCAGATTTGGAAGAAAAAAATGCTCCGTTACGCCGCCGTTGTGAATATTACAGAAAAACAATCACAGGTAGAGAATTTTATAAAGAAACCCGTATGTTGGGAGGATTCCGATTTTTTCACCATCTTTTTACTAATGCTTTGCTAAACATGACGGAAAATACATGGAAAACGGAATATAAAGCAGCTGTATTGAAAATTTTACTGAATATTATCTCTTTTGTAGGATTAGGAGTTTCTATCTTAATTCTGTTTAATACCGTTATGACAGGAAATATAAGTATTGGTGCTTTTGTATCTGTTTTTATAGCTTTATCGCAGATTTTTTCCATTATGGATGAAATTGTGTCTTCTCATCTTAGTGAAGGAAGTGAAACTTTAGGACAAGTAGCGAATTATTATCAATTAATGGATATGATTGAAATGGAGGGTAAAAGAGAAACTCCTGATTTTAATGACGGGATTACGGCAAGCGATGTAAGTTTTACTTATCCGAACAGTAATGAAGCAGCTATAAATAACATAAAGTTATCTATTAAAAAAGGAGAAACAATCGCAATTGTAGGTGAAAACGGCTCCGGAAAATCTACATTAGTACGACTGTTTATCGGGCTATATACCCCTGATTCCGGAAATATTGAAATCGGGGGACAAAATACTAAAACAACTCATCCGAACAGTATTTTTAAAAATATTTCAGGAGTTTTTCAGCATTATCAGCGTTACAAAATGACATTGGCGGAAAACGTGGCAATAAGTAATACAAAAAGCTCTCCTGAAATAGAAAAAATTTACATAGCACTCCGAGAAGCCGAATTTAATAAAAATGAAATTACTTTAGAAACTATGCTTTCTCCGGAATTTAACGGTATTGACCTGTCAGGTGGGCAATGGCAGCGTCTTGCAATAGCTCGTGGACTTTACCGTACTAATGACTTTATAGTTTTAGATGAGCCGACAGCTGCAATTGATCCTATTGAAGAAGCAAAGCTTTATAATCAGTTTAAGCAAATTGTTCGGAATAAGTGTTCAATTATTGTAACTCACCGTTTAGGGTCGGTAAAACTTGCTGACCGTATTGCAGTTATGAATAACGGAGAAATAGAAGACATTGGTACTCATGATGAGCTGCTTTTACGTAAAGGAAAATATGCCGATATGTGGAAAGCACAGGCTTCATGGTATGAAAACAGAACGATATAA
- a CDS encoding YcxB family protein, producing the protein MMEYEENVIMYEKITEIKLSDEAVYLFTAPTIAIILPIRIFSDTKEKKELTDFLENKTNLTL; encoded by the coding sequence ATGATGGAATATGAGGAAAATGTTATAATGTATGAAAAAATAACTGAAATAAAGTTGTCTGATGAAGCAGTATATCTTTTTACAGCACCCACAATAGCAATAATTCTTCCAATTAGAATTTTTTCCGATACAAAAGAAAAGAAAGAACTTACAGATTTTTTAGAAAATAAAACAAATTTAACTTTATAG
- a CDS encoding DUF5362 family protein: protein MNIEDDIRKKLNDEEGDSNELIQKAEETIYKYDNFHSENNNSDNITFNLDSITVKNLKTIILTNKITGILNMISGILASLTVIGLLTGVPTVLIGLKLLESSKVLENLQYNKKGEELRQYFESYGKACKYTLILMIIGIIFFILYIIFIIVIFGFFIYYI from the coding sequence ATGAATATTGAAGATGATATAAGAAAAAAACTGAATGATGAAGAAGGTGATTCAAATGAACTGATACAGAAAGCGGAAGAAACAATTTATAAATATGATAATTTTCATTCGGAAAATAATAATTCCGATAATATTACTTTTAATTTAGACAGTATTACAGTTAAAAATTTAAAAACAATTATACTGACTAATAAGATAACAGGTATATTGAATATGATTTCAGGTATTTTAGCATCACTTACAGTAATCGGATTATTAACGGGAGTTCCGACTGTTTTAATAGGACTTAAACTCCTTGAATCTTCAAAGGTTCTTGAAAATCTCCAATATAATAAAAAGGGAGAAGAATTGAGACAATATTTTGAATCTTATGGAAAAGCCTGTAAATACACTTTAATTCTTATGATAATAGGCATAATATTCTTTATTTTATATATAATTTTTATAATTGTAATTTTCGGATTTTTTATATATTATATATAA
- a CDS encoding acetyl-CoA carboxylase biotin carboxylase subunit family protein: MNFVYISPQFPKTNWNFCDRLKQNGVTVLGIADVSYDELDEKLKNSLTEYYKVSSLENYDEVLRAVGYFTFKYGKIDWLESNNEYWLEQDSKLRTDFNINSGIKSDEILNIKEKSLMKNSYKKAEIGTAAYHIVSTLKEGKKFIEKVGFPVVVKPDNGVGASNTYRIKNEKELKKFYENLPDMKYIMEEYVSGDLVSYDAIIDAEGNPIFESGITWEPTIMDIVNEGLDLYYYVRKELPKKLIDAGRRTVKGFGVKSRFIHMEFFKLLEDKKGLGKKGDYIGLEVNMRPAGGYTPDMYNYANNTDVYQIWADMIAFGKIVNVPANSELEKYYCVYVSRRDSKNYIHTHEEIIEKYNSNLVMYERMPELYSAAMGNNMYTAKFLSKEKMEEFVDFVHKIQ, encoded by the coding sequence ATGAATTTTGTTTATATTTCACCTCAATTTCCAAAAACAAACTGGAATTTTTGTGACAGACTTAAACAAAACGGGGTAACGGTATTGGGAATCGCAGATGTATCTTATGATGAATTGGACGAAAAACTGAAAAATTCTCTAACTGAATATTATAAGGTTTCATCATTGGAAAATTATGATGAAGTACTCAGAGCTGTAGGTTATTTTACTTTTAAATACGGAAAAATAGACTGGTTGGAGTCAAATAATGAATATTGGCTGGAACAGGACTCAAAACTCCGTACTGATTTTAATATAAATTCAGGAATAAAGTCCGATGAAATTCTTAATATAAAAGAAAAGTCACTTATGAAAAATTCTTATAAAAAAGCTGAAATAGGAACGGCGGCTTATCATATAGTTTCTACATTGAAAGAAGGCAAGAAATTTATAGAAAAAGTGGGGTTTCCTGTAGTTGTAAAACCTGATAACGGAGTAGGAGCAAGTAACACTTACAGAATAAAAAATGAAAAAGAATTAAAAAAATTTTATGAAAATCTTCCTGACATGAAATATATTATGGAGGAATATGTTTCAGGGGATCTTGTTTCTTATGATGCAATTATAGATGCCGAGGGAAATCCTATTTTTGAATCGGGAATAACATGGGAACCTACAATTATGGATATTGTAAATGAAGGACTTGATTTGTATTATTATGTAAGAAAGGAACTCCCGAAAAAACTAATTGATGCAGGAAGAAGAACTGTCAAAGGTTTTGGAGTAAAAAGCCGTTTTATTCATATGGAATTTTTCAAACTTCTTGAAGACAAAAAAGGACTGGGGAAAAAGGGAGATTATATCGGTCTTGAAGTAAATATGCGACCGGCAGGAGGGTACACTCCTGATATGTATAATTATGCCAATAACACTGATGTATATCAAATATGGGCAGATATGATAGCATTTGGAAAAATTGTTAATGTTCCTGCCAATAGCGAACTTGAAAAATATTATTGTGTGTACGTAAGCAGAAGAGACAGCAAAAATTATATCCATACACACGAAGAAATCATTGAAAAATATAACAGCAATCTTGTGATGTATGAGAGAATGCCTGAACTTTATTCAGCAGCAATGGGAAACAACATGTATACTGCAAAATTTTTATCAAAAGAAAAAATGGAAGAATTTGTAGATTTTGTACATAAAATCCAATAA
- a CDS encoding esterase family protein: protein MYTEYRKEYSNYLNKETEFKRYGNIGKPCLVFPPQDGKFHDYEDFKMVEALSEFIEQGKIQLFCVDSIDSETWSDRNGNPRARIEKQENWFKYISEEFIPKIHNLTGRKDIIVTGCSMGGSHAGILFFRRPDLFDTLISLSGAYNPSMFFGDYMDNLIYDNSPVHFLKNMPSDHYYLDLYRQKNIIICIGQGAWEEDLIPGNKEMEIILKEKNVPAWVDFWGYDVAHDWNWWQVQIKYFIEKVLNK, encoded by the coding sequence ATGTACACTGAATATAGAAAAGAATACAGCAATTACTTAAATAAAGAAACAGAATTTAAGAGATATGGAAATATTGGAAAACCGTGTCTCGTTTTTCCTCCCCAAGATGGGAAATTTCATGATTATGAAGATTTTAAAATGGTTGAAGCATTATCAGAATTCATTGAACAAGGGAAAATACAGCTTTTCTGTGTAGACAGTATTGACAGTGAAACATGGTCGGATAGGAATGGAAACCCGAGAGCAAGAATTGAAAAACAAGAAAATTGGTTTAAATATATATCTGAAGAATTTATTCCGAAAATTCATAATCTGACAGGAAGAAAGGACATTATAGTAACAGGCTGCAGCATGGGCGGTTCTCATGCCGGAATTTTATTTTTCCGTAGGCCCGATTTATTTGATACTCTTATTTCATTAAGTGGGGCTTATAATCCGTCAATGTTTTTTGGAGATTATATGGATAATCTTATTTATGATAATTCTCCCGTTCATTTTCTAAAAAATATGCCGTCAGATCACTATTACCTGGATCTATACAGACAAAAAAACATAATAATCTGTATAGGTCAGGGAGCATGGGAAGAAGATCTTATACCCGGAAATAAGGAAATGGAAATAATACTTAAAGAAAAAAATGTTCCTGCATGGGTTGATTTTTGGGGATATGATGTAGCTCATGATTGGAATTGGTGGCAAGTACAAATAAAATACTTTATAGAAAAAGTGCTCAATAAATAA